The following are encoded together in the Vigna angularis cultivar LongXiaoDou No.4 chromosome 9, ASM1680809v1, whole genome shotgun sequence genome:
- the LOC108322758 gene encoding zinc finger CCCH domain-containing protein 1: MEDSDQPAKSTENQQTEQVCSFFRKPINKKNIRKRTIDDEDNEEDSNKETSVLHVQKKTLKPDNKLFFSTGSSKSSVSAEPSEESGKPVFQFESSKEIQVQHDSKATATLETETEFSKDARAIRERALKQASESLKGKSERPEDEKLYKGMNSYKDYKAGFRREQTIASEKAGGAHGPLRASAHIRVSARFDYQPDICKDYKETGYCGYGDSCKFMHDRGDYKSGWQLEKEWEEAEKARKMRLAAGEDADEEEGANLNDEDDEDSLPFACFICRNPFADPVVTKCKHYFCEHCALKHHAKNKKCFVCNQPTLGIFNVAHEIRRKMAEDK, encoded by the exons ATGGAAGATTCTGACCAACCTGCCAAGTCAACTGAAAACCAGCAAACTGAACAAG tTTGTAGTTTTTTCAGAAAAccgataaataaaaagaatataaggaAGCGGACTATTGATGATGAAGACAATGAGGAGGACTCAAACAAAGAAACTTCTGTGTTGCATGTTCAAAAGAAAACCTTAAAGCCTGACAATAAGTTGTTCTTTTCCACTGGCTCGTCAAAAAGTTCTGTATCTGCTGAACCAAGTGAAGAGTCAGGAAAACCAGTCTTTCAATTTGAGTCTTCAAAAGAGATTCAAGTTCAACACGATAGCAAAGCAACAGCAACTCTAGAGACTGAGACTGAGTTTTCGAAAGATGCTCGTGCCATCCGTGAAAGAGCTCTCAAGCAAGCATCAGAGAGTCTAAAAGGGAAAAGTGAAAGGCCTGaggatgaaaaattatataagggGATGAACAGTTACAAGGACTACAAGGCTGGCTTTCGTAGAGAACAAACAATTGCTAGTGAAAAAGCTGGTGGAGCACATGGTCCTCTGAGAGCTTCAGCGCATATAAGAGTTTCAGCAAGGTTTGATTATCAGCCTGACATATGTAAGGACTATAAAGAAACTGGTTACTGTGGATATGGCGATTCATGTAAGTTTATGCATGATCGAGGGGATTACAAGTCTGGTTGGCAGTTGGAGAAGGAATGGGAAGAAGCTGAGAAAGCAAGGAAGATGAGATTGGCTGCAGGTGAAGACGCAGACGAGGAGGAGGGTGCTAACTTGAATGATGAAGATGACGAGGATTCGTTACCTTTTGCATGTTTCATCTGTAGAAACCCCTTTGCGGATCCTGTTGTAACCAAATGCAAGCACTACTTCTGCGAGCATTGTGCATTGAAG CACCATGCAAAGAATAAGAAGTGTTTTGTCTGCAACCAGCCAACACTTGGCATTTTTAATGTTGCTCACGAGATACGCAGGAAGATGGCCGaggataaataa